A genomic region of Mycolicibacterium poriferae contains the following coding sequences:
- a CDS encoding MCE family protein — MRGNFAAAAWRLGAFLAICALGTFVLLAVFAQFRFGAGVTYRAAFTNVSGLRDGDMVRIAGVEVGKVQGVRVDDDATVIVTFDTDDTVVLTEGTRAAIRYDNLFGGRYLALEEGAGGIHRLAPDSTIPLDRTQPALDLDSLIGGFRPLFRALDPDQVNELSNQLIQALQGQGPTIGSFLDQAAAVTNTLADRDVLIGEVIVNLDIVLGSIGDQSDRFDTAVTSLSELVHGLAERRTDISNAVAHTNAAAASLADLLAATRPPLRKVVHETDRAAAIAVADHEYLDNLLNTLPDKYQALGRQGLYGDFFSFYLCEIVLKLNGKGGQPVYVKVAGQDSGRCTPR; from the coding sequence ATGAGAGGAAATTTTGCGGCCGCGGCGTGGCGACTCGGCGCGTTCCTGGCAATCTGTGCGCTCGGAACATTCGTGCTCCTGGCCGTTTTCGCGCAATTCCGGTTCGGGGCCGGGGTCACCTACCGGGCGGCGTTCACCAATGTCTCCGGCCTCAGGGACGGTGACATGGTCCGGATCGCCGGTGTCGAGGTCGGGAAGGTGCAGGGTGTCCGGGTCGATGACGACGCCACGGTCATCGTGACGTTCGACACCGACGACACGGTGGTCCTCACCGAAGGCACCCGCGCGGCGATCCGTTACGACAACCTTTTCGGGGGAAGATATCTCGCGCTCGAAGAGGGCGCCGGAGGCATACATCGGCTGGCACCGGACAGCACCATCCCGCTGGACCGCACGCAGCCCGCGCTGGACCTCGATTCGCTGATCGGCGGTTTTCGGCCGCTGTTCCGGGCGCTGGATCCCGACCAGGTCAACGAGCTCAGCAACCAACTCATCCAAGCGCTGCAGGGGCAGGGCCCCACCATCGGTTCGTTCCTCGACCAGGCTGCGGCCGTCACCAACACACTGGCGGACCGTGACGTCCTCATCGGGGAAGTCATCGTGAACCTCGACATCGTGCTCGGGTCCATCGGAGACCAGAGCGACCGATTCGATACCGCCGTCACGTCGCTGTCCGAACTGGTCCACGGTCTTGCCGAGCGCCGCACCGACATCTCGAACGCGGTGGCGCACACCAACGCTGCGGCAGCCTCGCTCGCCGACCTACTCGCCGCGACCCGGCCACCGCTGCGCAAGGTCGTCCACGAAACCGACCGTGCCGCAGCCATCGCGGTCGCCGACCACGAATACCTCGACAATCTGCTGAACACGCTGCCCGACAAGTACCAGGCCCTGGGCCGCCAGGGCTTGTACGGCGACTTCTTCAGTTTCTACCTGTGCGAGATCGTCCTCAAACTCAACGGCAAGGGAGGCCAACCCGTGTACGTCAAGGTCGCCGGCCAGGACAGCGGGCGGTGCACCCCGCGATGA
- a CDS encoding MCE family protein, giving the protein MDSGPGEKRLHSAWWALILVIILVAFVVATAIAFTGTFRSYVPVTLTADRGGLVMETGARVKMRGVQVGRVGGIEGGNGPVKLLLEIDPDQIPRIPANVEAQISVTTAFGSKFVDLLPPAHPSVARLAAGAVLVSRNVSTEVNTVFENIVDLLEIVDPTKVNAVLTAIAEAVRGQGIQMGEAITALDDVLTELNARSETFQQDWRSFKNFNDTYNAVADDIVSILDSASTTARTVVTHSAELDTLLLNVTGFAESGTQLLVTSKDSLVDAVNTFAPTTALLHKYDPVYTCWLQGATWFLENGGYDIWGGANGKSIQLDVALLGGNDPYQYPQNLPVIAAKGGPGGRPGCGSMPDPTENFPVRQLITNTGWGTGLDVRPNPGIGHPCWANYFPVTRAVPESPSVRQCLPGPAVGPIPYPGAPPYGAPLYGPGGTPLWPGVPPAAVAAPTPEGAPAR; this is encoded by the coding sequence GTGGATTCCGGACCCGGCGAGAAGCGACTGCACAGTGCGTGGTGGGCACTGATCCTGGTCATCATTCTGGTGGCGTTCGTGGTCGCGACCGCGATTGCCTTCACCGGTACCTTCCGTTCCTATGTTCCCGTCACCCTGACCGCCGATCGGGGGGGTCTGGTCATGGAGACCGGTGCCCGGGTCAAGATGCGCGGGGTGCAGGTCGGCCGGGTCGGCGGCATCGAGGGCGGCAACGGTCCGGTGAAGCTGCTGCTGGAGATCGATCCCGATCAGATACCCCGTATCCCCGCCAACGTCGAAGCGCAGATCTCGGTGACCACGGCGTTCGGATCGAAGTTCGTCGACCTCCTGCCTCCGGCGCATCCGAGCGTCGCGAGACTGGCCGCCGGGGCGGTTCTGGTGTCACGCAACGTCAGTACCGAAGTCAATACTGTCTTCGAGAACATCGTCGACCTGCTCGAGATCGTGGATCCGACCAAGGTCAATGCTGTTCTCACCGCGATCGCCGAAGCGGTGCGGGGTCAGGGTATCCAGATGGGTGAGGCCATCACCGCCCTCGACGACGTGCTCACCGAACTCAACGCCCGCAGCGAGACGTTCCAGCAGGACTGGCGCTCGTTCAAGAACTTCAACGACACGTACAACGCCGTGGCCGACGACATCGTGTCGATCCTCGACTCGGCGAGTACCACCGCCCGCACCGTAGTCACCCACAGCGCTGAGCTGGATACCCTGCTGCTCAACGTGACCGGATTCGCAGAATCGGGCACGCAGCTGCTCGTCACCAGCAAGGACAGTCTCGTCGACGCAGTCAATACCTTCGCGCCGACCACCGCGCTGCTGCACAAGTACGACCCCGTCTACACGTGCTGGCTGCAGGGCGCGACGTGGTTCCTGGAGAACGGCGGCTACGACATCTGGGGTGGTGCGAACGGGAAGTCGATCCAGCTCGACGTTGCGCTGCTCGGCGGGAACGACCCCTACCAGTACCCGCAGAACCTGCCGGTCATCGCGGCCAAGGGAGGGCCCGGGGGTAGACCCGGATGCGGTTCGATGCCCGACCCGACCGAGAACTTCCCGGTTCGGCAACTGATCACCAATACCGGCTGGGGTACCGGCCTGGATGTCCGGCCGAACCCCGGAATCGGGCACCCGTGCTGGGCGAACTACTTCCCGGTGACCCGCGCGGTGCCGGAGTCGCCCAGCGTTCGCCAGTGCCTACCCGGGCCGGCCGTGGGCCCGATTCCCTATCCGGGCGCCCCGCCCTACGGTGCTCCGCTGTACGGACCGGGCGGCACGCCGTTGTGGCCGGGTGTGCCTCCAGCCGCCGTCGCGGCGCCGACTCCGGAAGGGGCCCCGGCGCGATGA